The proteins below come from a single Malus domestica chromosome 03, GDT2T_hap1 genomic window:
- the LOC139194840 gene encoding F-box/LRR-repeat protein At4g14103-like → MGSMPKNQERVSDRISALPSEVLCHILSFLPTNYAVRTTVLSKRWKNIWTSVPNLYFCDDDYPEVNDFTAFVNQVLDSHDLSRIQKFHLHCDDDYFEHPPVDRWIHAAIERKVVELDLCVHHSEPDQNFELPQNIFMCETLKVLKLQFHFIARPPTSKCFPNLKFLNVDIHHPDVDSVEKVLSYFPVLEDLVIGGFLDDYDVESLDINISAPALKTLVLSIETENFDEDFKLCTNSPKLESLDVRLYGLSNFSLSINENSVVKANIDLPYEEQPSGESADVEDIHQYAEQHDRAIAIFKDICNVKYLSLSAHNLEGDLPAFDNLNQLKLVLFDCDYWRFLTKLLQRSPNLEHLVFEHKVQRSYSYSTPIPAGSLISGAFVDCYKEFVKCSECNEEDFEHEFYPPEIVPISLSSHLKTITVNRYKGTRYEVQLVKYLLKNGEVLNKMTISTEVTSDEQKKALFEEFLLFQRGSKTCEVEMQF, encoded by the exons ATGGGTTCGatgccaaagaatcaagagcgaGTGAGTGATAGGATAAGCGCATTACCAAGTGAAGTTCTCTGTCATATACTTTCGTTTCTTCCAACTAATTATGCGGTGAGGACCACCGTGTTGTCTAAGAGATGGAAGAACATATGGACTTCAGTTCCCAATCTATACTTTTGTGACGATGATTACCCTGAGGTTAATGATTTTACGGCATTTGTGAATCAAGTACTTGACTCTCATGACTTATCACGGATCCAAAAGTTCCATCTTCATTGTGACGACGACTACTTCGAACACCCGCCTGTTGATCGTTGGATTCACGCTGCAATAGAACGGAAGGTTGTTGAACTTGATCTTTGTGTTCATCACTCAGAACCAGACCAGAATTTCGAATTGCCTCAAAACATTTTCATGTGCGAAACACTAAAAGTTTTGAAGCTGCAGTTTCATTTTATTGCCCGTCCTCCTACATCAAAGTGTTTCCCAAATCTCAAGTTCCTCAATGTTGATATTCATCATCCTGATGTTGACTCGGTGGAAAAGGTTTTGTCTTACTTCCCTGTACTGGAAGACTTGGTTATAGGTGGATTTCTGGATGACTATGATGTTGAAAGTCTAGATATTAACATCTCTGCACCAGCACTGAAGACGTTAGTGTTAAGTATAGAAACTGAAAATTTTGATGAGGATTTCAAGCTTTGTACTAATTCTCCCAAACTTGAGTCCCTTGACGTCAGGCTATATGGCTTGTCAAACTTCTCTTTATCGATCAATGAAAATTCCGTAGTGAAAGCAAACATTGATCTCCCATACGAAGAACAGCCTAGTGGAGAGTCTGCAGATGTGGAAGATATTCACCAATATGCAGAACAACATGATCGTGCAATTGCGATTTTTAAAGATATCTGCAATGTCAAATACCTGTCTCTTTCAGCACATAATTTGGAG GGTGATTTGCCTGCTTTTGACAATTTGAACCAATTGAAGCTGGTTCTTTTTGACTGTGATTACTGGCGATTCCTAACAAAGTTACTCCAAAGATCACCTAATCTAGAACATCTCGTCTTTGAACACAAAGTACAACGCAGTTACAGCTATAGTACTCCTATTCCAGCAGGCAGCCTGATTTCTGGCGCGTTCGTTGATTGTTATAAAGAGTTTGTGAAATGTTCAGAATGCAATGAAGAAGACTTTGAGCATGAATTTTATCCACCAGAGATTGTGCCTATCTCTCTGTCGTCGCACCTCAAGACTATCACTGTGAACAGATACAAGGGAACGCGGTATGAGGTGCAATTGGTAAAGTATTTGTTAAAGAACGGCGAAGTGCTGAATAAGATGACCATTTCTACAGAGGTGACTTCGGATGAACAGAAGAAGGCGTTGTTCGAGGAATTTTTGCTGTTTCAAAGGGG